Proteins from one Homalodisca vitripennis isolate AUS2020 chromosome 3, UT_GWSS_2.1, whole genome shotgun sequence genomic window:
- the LOC124357380 gene encoding dnaJ homolog subfamily B member 13-like, whose product MGYDYYGILGLNKNCQDLDIKKAYRTLAVEHYQEGRRDEFILTSEAYDVLSEPCRRALYDQYGEEGLKKGVPTNDGFILPYVYHGDPEKTLKDFFGTSNPYADLVEKRYSPEELFTFPLGQGIREKEPPLERTLALSLEEIFHGATKKMKIIRNVFEDDTEETTKPEEKILTITIKRGLPAGTRFEFPEVGDQGHTIIPADVIFVTEDKPHPIYHRENLDLMTERNISLEQALVGFTLPIITLDQRLLQIPITQVVSPDYKKLVEGEGMPDWNEPSRRGNMIISFKIEFPKYIPKSSKALIIKALKKPLIEKDKKTQFQQPVFHKRTKADR is encoded by the exons ATGGGGTACGATTATTATGGAATACTTGGACTCAACAAAAACTGCCAAGATTTGGATATTAAAAAAGC TTACAGAACACTAGCAGTAGAACACTATCAAGAGGGTAGAAGGGATGAATTTATTCTAACTTCAGAAGCTTACGATGTCCTCAGTGAACCTTGTAGAAGAGCTCTGTATGATCAGTATGGAGAAGAAGGTCTGAAAAAGGGGGTACCCACAAATGATGGTTTTATCCTGCCTTATGTTTATCATGGAGATCCGGAGAAAACTTTAAA AGACTTCTTCGGTACATCAAACCCTTATGCTGACTTAGTTGAAAAAAGGTACAGTCCCGAGGAGCTATTTACATTTCCTCTAGGTCAAGGAATTAGAGAGAAAGAACCACCTTTAGAGAGAACATTAGCTCTTTCATTAGAAGAG ATTTTTCATGGTGCTACcaaaaagatgaaaataataagaaatgtatttgaaGATGATACAGAAGAAACAACCAAGCCTGAAGAGAAAATTTTGACAATTACTATAAAACGAGGTCTTCCAGCAGGAACAAGATTTGAGTTTCCAGAAGTTGGGGATCAAGGACACACTATTATTCCGG CTGATGTAATCTTTGTGACGGAGGACAAGCCACATCCAATATATCACAGAGAGAACTTGGACTTAATGACAGAACGCAACATTAGTCTTGAACAGGCATTGGTTGGCTTCACCCTGCCCATCATCACATTGGACCAACGCTTGCTGCAAATTCCCATAACGCAGGTTGTCAg CCCAGATTACAAAAAACTAGTGGAAGGAGAAGGAATGCCTGACTGGAATGAACCTTCAAGAAGAGGAAACAtgattatttctttcaaaatagaATTTCCTAAATATATACCAAAAAGTAGTAAAGCACTTATAATCAAAGCTCTTAAAAAGCCATTgattgaaaaagataaaaaaactcaatttcaaCAGCCAGTGTTTCATAAAAGAACAAAAGCAGATCGTTGA